In Synechococcus sp. Nb3U1, one DNA window encodes the following:
- a CDS encoding cyanophycinase codes for MPNLSDVSAAHRELEWNVVRPTDTNDVYPLTYPAVEDPITTRSDIIAVGGAEDKENERHILWEFFRRSGGESAHITIVPAASGIPAVLGEVYTNIFQQMGAASLQVLDIRNPLEARDPDAIQKIRYSTGIYFTGGDQERLAEVLAHSDLIEAIRQQWQRGQTVVAGTSAGASALGQQMISRGYSGEPPTPAIVTVKTGLGLLPRVIIDQHFHQRNRLVRLVTAVAHYPQCLGIGIDENTAVVIQANDVLEVIGLGTVTIVDGTQLHSTVQETEADQYFRLHDARIHFLPPGSRFNLHTLSPL; via the coding sequence ATGCCCAACCTGTCTGATGTCTCTGCTGCCCACCGTGAGCTGGAGTGGAACGTAGTTCGTCCCACTGACACAAACGATGTCTACCCCCTCACCTATCCTGCTGTGGAGGATCCCATCACCACCCGTTCCGACATCATTGCGGTTGGGGGAGCGGAGGACAAGGAAAATGAGCGCCACATCCTTTGGGAGTTCTTTCGCCGTTCGGGAGGAGAATCTGCCCACATCACGATCGTGCCTGCGGCCTCCGGGATCCCAGCGGTGCTGGGGGAGGTGTACACCAACATTTTTCAGCAGATGGGGGCGGCCAGCCTTCAGGTTTTAGATATTCGTAACCCGCTGGAAGCTCGGGATCCCGATGCCATCCAAAAAATTCGCTACTCTACCGGTATTTACTTCACGGGTGGGGATCAGGAGCGCTTGGCAGAGGTGCTGGCCCACAGCGATTTGATCGAGGCAATTCGGCAGCAGTGGCAACGGGGACAAACGGTGGTAGCCGGAACCAGTGCCGGGGCTTCTGCTTTGGGACAACAGATGATTTCTCGGGGCTACAGTGGCGAACCGCCTACCCCCGCCATCGTGACGGTGAAGACGGGCTTGGGCCTTTTGCCCCGCGTGATCATCGATCAACATTTTCATCAACGCAATCGGCTGGTGCGTCTGGTGACGGCAGTGGCCCATTATCCCCAGTGCTTGGGCATCGGCATCGACGAGAATACAGCGGTGGTGATCCAGGCTAACGATGTGCTGGAGGTGATCGGCTTGGGTACGGTGACGATCGTGGATGGGACGCAACTGCACTCCACCGTTCAGGAAACTGAAGCAGATCAGTATTTCCGGCTGCACGATGCCCGCATTCACTTTTTGCCTCCCGGATCCCGATTTAATCTCCATACCCTGTCTCCTTTGTGA
- a CDS encoding fasciclin domain-containing protein — protein MIRNLFALSLAVASATTLAVVPMVNASTPGATAETTTEAAAPAGTIVDVAVEAGSFTTLTQALEAAGLVEILSGEGPFTVFAPTDEAFAALPEGTLEELLLPENREQLIQILTYHVVPGEALSTSLEAGEVTTVEGSPVEISLADGVMVNDAKVVTADIEASNGVIHVIDKVILPPQE, from the coding sequence ATGATTCGCAATCTCTTTGCTCTGTCCTTGGCCGTTGCCTCTGCCACCACTCTGGCTGTGGTTCCTATGGTCAATGCCAGCACCCCTGGTGCTACTGCTGAAACCACCACCGAAGCGGCTGCTCCTGCGGGCACCATTGTGGATGTTGCTGTTGAAGCGGGCTCCTTCACCACCCTGACCCAAGCTTTGGAAGCCGCTGGCTTGGTAGAGATCTTGTCTGGGGAAGGCCCCTTCACTGTTTTTGCCCCCACCGATGAAGCCTTTGCGGCCCTACCGGAAGGTACTCTGGAAGAGCTGCTGTTGCCGGAAAACCGTGAGCAACTGATCCAGATTCTCACCTACCACGTGGTACCTGGCGAAGCCCTTTCCACTTCTCTGGAAGCTGGGGAAGTGACCACCGTCGAGGGATCCCCTGTGGAAATTTCCTTGGCTGATGGCGTGATGGTGAACGATGCCAAGGTGGTGACAGCAGACATTGAAGCTTCCAACGGTGTCATCCATGTGATCGACAAGGTGATCCTGCCTCCTCAGGAGTGA
- a CDS encoding DUF3134 family protein, whose amino-acid sequence MYNPSLREEPRDQPPTVVPSPSSLSIIDWLRQEGRLIEHPIEVPGVVLEEDIDDIDDLIGDDYADDFDSDDE is encoded by the coding sequence ATGTACAACCCGTCTCTGCGCGAAGAACCCCGCGATCAACCGCCCACAGTGGTGCCCTCCCCCAGTAGCCTCTCGATTATCGATTGGTTGCGCCAGGAAGGTCGGCTGATCGAGCATCCCATCGAAGTGCCTGGGGTGGTTTTGGAAGAAGACATCGATGATATCGACGATCTGATCGGAGACGACTACGCCGACGACTTCGATAGCGACGACGAGTAA
- a CDS encoding UDP-N-acetylmuramoyl-tripeptide--D-alanyl-D-alanine ligase, whose product MPTLQMLADLLHTPLEGDPSLLHLPMQTLCTDSRQLQAGDVFVALRGERFDGHEFIPQALARGAIAVISDQPVAGSHFRVADTLAAYQQIAKGWRQQFSPPVIAITGSAGKTSSKEMLAAALSRYGTVLKSHANHNNDIGVAQTLLQMRPEHQFVVLEMAMRGPGEIRRLAQMAQPTHALITHIGTAHIGRLGSRAAIAAAKCELLQELGQGVALLNGEDPLLLATAARVWLGQTLTYGLDRADFRGEWDPLAQTVTLKGLTLPVPLPGRHHALNWMGVLATLLSLGLDLERLQEPLELPAGLEGRNQHLKLPGDVEILDETYNASPEAMIAALHLLAQTPGRRRWAILGPMRELGDHAPQLYAEVGRAAAPLGLDRVLLLDPEGEMQSLLDQQPAAHTERFGDMSALLEVLQQQVQAGDRLLFKAARAVELEKVLNLFLQAWLGGELS is encoded by the coding sequence ATGCCAACACTGCAAATGCTGGCCGACCTGCTCCACACCCCCCTAGAGGGGGATCCCAGCCTGCTGCACCTTCCGATGCAAACCCTCTGCACCGATAGCCGCCAGTTACAAGCGGGGGATGTGTTTGTCGCTTTGCGAGGGGAACGCTTTGATGGGCATGAGTTTATTCCGCAGGCGCTGGCTCGGGGGGCCATAGCTGTGATCAGCGACCAGCCGGTGGCCGGATCCCATTTTCGTGTAGCCGATACCTTGGCTGCCTATCAACAGATTGCCAAAGGGTGGCGGCAGCAGTTTTCTCCTCCTGTTATAGCCATTACCGGTTCGGCTGGCAAAACCAGCAGCAAAGAGATGTTGGCGGCAGCTTTATCTCGATATGGCACCGTTCTCAAAAGCCATGCCAACCACAACAACGACATCGGTGTTGCCCAAACGCTACTCCAGATGCGACCCGAGCACCAGTTCGTCGTCTTGGAAATGGCCATGCGCGGCCCTGGCGAAATTCGCCGACTGGCCCAGATGGCTCAACCTACCCATGCCCTGATCACCCATATCGGCACCGCCCACATCGGCAGACTGGGATCCCGTGCCGCCATCGCCGCTGCTAAGTGTGAGCTGTTGCAGGAGCTGGGCCAGGGAGTCGCGCTTTTGAATGGAGAGGATCCCCTCTTATTGGCCACCGCCGCAAGGGTGTGGTTGGGGCAAACCCTCACCTACGGCCTGGATCGGGCAGATTTCCGGGGAGAATGGGATCCGCTTGCCCAAACCGTAACCCTGAAGGGATTGACTCTGCCCGTGCCCTTACCCGGTCGGCACCACGCCCTGAATTGGATGGGAGTTTTGGCCACCCTGCTCAGCTTGGGGCTAGATCTGGAGCGGCTACAAGAGCCCCTAGAACTGCCTGCCGGACTGGAGGGGCGCAACCAACACCTGAAGTTGCCCGGCGATGTGGAAATTTTGGATGAGACCTACAATGCCTCTCCAGAAGCAATGATCGCCGCCCTGCACCTGTTGGCCCAGACCCCAGGAAGAAGACGCTGGGCGATTTTAGGCCCGATGCGGGAACTGGGAGACCACGCCCCTCAACTCTACGCAGAAGTGGGTCGGGCTGCTGCCCCCTTGGGGTTGGATCGGGTCTTACTCTTGGATCCGGAAGGGGAAATGCAATCGCTACTCGACCAACAGCCCGCTGCCCACACAGAACGCTTCGGGGATATGTCCGCCCTGCTCGAGGTGCTGCAGCAGCAGGTGCAAGCGGGGGATCGACTCCTTTTTAAGGCGGCCCGTGCCGTCGAACTGGAGAAGGTGCTCAACCTGTTTTTGCAAGCATGGCTAGGGGGTGAGCTAAGCTAA
- a CDS encoding GatB/YqeY domain-containing protein — translation MSLRERIDTDIKIAMKAKDKTRLETIRSIKKLILEKESSVRASGQESLTPEQELELLSQLAKQRRDSIQQYQQANRTDLADQESQELAILEEYLPRQLTDAELDAVLDQLITDLGAKTRKDMGKVMSAAMQHLKGQADGKRVQERVKTKLSP, via the coding sequence GTGAGCTTGCGAGAGCGCATCGACACCGACATCAAGATCGCCATGAAGGCGAAAGACAAAACCCGCCTAGAGACGATCCGCAGCATTAAAAAACTGATCCTGGAAAAAGAATCCAGTGTGCGAGCCAGCGGCCAAGAGTCTCTTACCCCTGAGCAGGAGTTAGAGCTGCTCTCGCAACTGGCCAAGCAACGGCGGGACTCAATCCAGCAGTATCAGCAGGCCAACCGCACGGATTTAGCAGATCAGGAAAGTCAAGAGCTGGCCATCCTGGAGGAATACCTGCCCCGACAACTAACCGACGCCGAATTGGATGCAGTATTGGATCAGCTAATCACTGACTTGGGGGCCAAAACCCGCAAAGATATGGGCAAAGTCATGAGCGCCGCCATGCAACACCTGAAAGGCCAAGCGGATGGCAAACGGGTGCAGGAGCGGGTTAAGACCAAGCTGAGTCCCTGA
- a CDS encoding primary-amine oxidase: protein MPRLPAQSETSRQPISPQQHPLDPLTPEEIQRAVAILRQQKPITPEWRFATIQLQEPDRRWMSTWKPGMDWDRQAFVVLLDRSSGSTYEAVVSLSAQQVRSWRLIPGVQPALLDDEVYECDRLLKEDAAFLAALARRGIQDVSLVMVDYWTIGYFGIPAEQGQRLVRGLCFLRSEPCDNGYARPIEGLSPWIDLNRMQVVKIEDRGLWPLPPESSNFDELFFKDFRADLKPLEIIQPQGVSFQVEGHHIRWQKWDLRISFNPREGLVLHQVGYEDQSSPDCGEQSRIRPILYRASVAEMVVPYGDPRDPHFRKNAFDVGEYAIGMQANSLQLGCDCLGEIYYFDAHLHTNSGEPMLLKNAVCMHEEDFGILWKHSDWRTERAQVRRSRRLVISFFTTVGNYDYGFFWYFYQDGTLEFEAKLTGIINTCATLPGEDPEFGTLVAPQLAGLNHQHFFTVRLDMAVDGDHNSLYEVHSQALPLGPENPHGNAFRAQATLLKTEQQAVQSVDPLQGRYWKIVNPQSRNRLGQAVGYKLLPGENVQLLAQPDSWLYRRAGYLTHHLWATPYHPEEKFPAGDYPNQHPGGEGLVNWTQANRSIENTELVLWYSFGCNHLPRPEDWPVMPVSYIGFMLKPVGFFDHNPALDVPPSPPKAKDCCGSSLN, encoded by the coding sequence TTGCCGAGACTGCCAGCTCAATCAGAAACGTCTCGACAACCGATCTCTCCCCAACAGCACCCGTTGGATCCCCTCACTCCCGAAGAAATTCAGAGGGCCGTTGCGATTTTGCGGCAACAGAAGCCCATCACCCCAGAATGGCGATTTGCCACGATCCAACTCCAAGAGCCGGATCGACGCTGGATGTCCACATGGAAACCCGGCATGGATTGGGATCGACAAGCTTTTGTGGTGCTTCTGGATCGCTCTAGCGGCAGCACCTACGAGGCAGTGGTTTCTCTTTCTGCACAACAGGTGCGCTCCTGGCGGCTTATTCCAGGCGTGCAACCGGCCCTGTTGGACGATGAAGTGTACGAGTGCGATCGCCTCCTCAAAGAGGATGCTGCTTTTTTGGCAGCTCTGGCTCGGCGGGGGATCCAAGATGTCAGCCTAGTGATGGTGGATTATTGGACGATTGGCTATTTTGGGATCCCGGCAGAACAGGGGCAACGGCTGGTGCGGGGCCTGTGCTTTTTGCGCTCAGAACCCTGCGATAACGGCTATGCCCGACCGATTGAGGGGTTGAGTCCTTGGATTGACCTCAACCGCATGCAAGTGGTCAAGATCGAGGATCGGGGCCTATGGCCGTTGCCGCCAGAATCTAGCAATTTCGACGAGCTGTTTTTCAAAGATTTTCGCGCCGATTTGAAACCGCTGGAGATCATACAACCGCAAGGGGTGAGCTTTCAGGTGGAGGGCCATCACATTCGCTGGCAAAAGTGGGATCTACGCATCAGCTTCAACCCCCGCGAGGGTTTGGTGTTGCATCAAGTAGGTTATGAAGATCAAAGCTCGCCAGACTGCGGCGAGCAAAGCCGGATTCGTCCAATTCTCTACCGGGCCTCAGTGGCCGAGATGGTGGTGCCCTATGGGGATCCCCGCGATCCTCATTTTCGCAAAAATGCCTTCGATGTGGGGGAATATGCCATCGGTATGCAGGCCAATTCCCTGCAACTGGGGTGCGACTGCCTCGGGGAAATTTACTATTTTGATGCCCACCTGCACACCAACAGCGGTGAGCCGATGCTGTTGAAAAATGCAGTTTGTATGCACGAAGAGGACTTTGGCATTCTGTGGAAGCATAGCGATTGGCGCACCGAACGGGCCCAGGTACGGCGCTCGCGGCGGCTGGTGATTTCTTTCTTCACGACGGTGGGTAACTACGACTACGGCTTCTTTTGGTACTTTTACCAGGATGGCACCCTGGAATTTGAGGCCAAGCTGACGGGCATTATCAACACCTGTGCCACCTTGCCCGGAGAGGATCCCGAGTTTGGCACCCTGGTGGCTCCCCAACTGGCGGGGTTGAACCATCAGCACTTTTTCACGGTGCGGCTGGATATGGCAGTGGATGGAGACCACAACTCCCTTTACGAAGTGCATTCGCAGGCGCTCCCCCTTGGCCCCGAAAATCCGCACGGCAATGCTTTCCGCGCTCAGGCCACCCTCTTGAAAACCGAACAGCAGGCGGTCCAATCGGTGGATCCCTTGCAGGGGCGCTACTGGAAGATCGTCAATCCCCAAAGCCGGAATCGCTTGGGCCAAGCGGTGGGCTACAAACTCTTGCCGGGGGAGAATGTGCAGCTTCTTGCCCAGCCTGACTCCTGGCTGTATCGACGGGCGGGATACTTGACCCACCACCTCTGGGCAACACCCTATCACCCTGAGGAGAAATTTCCGGCAGGCGACTACCCCAACCAGCACCCCGGTGGCGAGGGCTTGGTGAATTGGACGCAGGCAAATCGTTCGATCGAGAATACGGAGTTGGTGCTTTGGTATAGCTTTGGTTGTAACCACTTGCCACGCCCGGAAGATTGGCCGGTTATGCCCGTCAGCTACATCGGCTTTATGCTCAAGCCGGTCGGCTTTTTCGACCACAACCCCGCTTTGGATGTGCCCCCTTCCCCCCCAAAAGCCAAAGACTGTTGTGGTTCGTCCTTGAACTAA
- a CDS encoding sensor histidine kinase, which yields MSSSPNRLVPVQPGDNRFYLEYLHLALEATQLGYWQVDLRSGQLSTSPQCKAKYGWEPDQEFTLEMFFDCIHPEDRQKVIQAFQDISSTDPNFSVEYRCYWADRQLRWNLSVGIVLADRQGKPQQIVGVTLDISERKQLEAAVAKQERHYRQILETIPDMLFHLDRQGRCLEFKPPSYFPTLHPPDFYLGKTPQELFPAPYAEAILRHLELAFVTKHVQEMEYPWAGPSPHPQYRQARFVPFGEDEMLVIVRDITSRKQTELRLQQRIEREKLLNQLVQAINTALDLPTLFEVVVRSVRQVLGAARITLYQHLPAEAVWVGIASARDPDHLPSTLNLRVPDTNEFVVIDHLKRLQIFCVQDPEQVSDPSPTFQRVLEEKQNHQLGPWLVVPVAHHGQLWGGLSLRRLTLDPGWQPDEIELVSAISDHLAVAIQQAELYQRLQQTNAELDYQVQVRNVEIQQAYDYEALLQVITEEIRASLDEQQILETVAQELAMSLNLSNCAIALHNPERQVSILVVDYLAVEGIRRFPLEIPFVDFAEVINQLQQGQICHFSNFHHPCWPDHDRYTLLIVPIDDDGDPTRPNRRVLGDICGSRPPGQVFTEQEQRLIRRVASQCAIAIRQARFYQTIQQQVQQLQALNQLKDEFLHMVSHEMRTPLTNMKLAIGFLSKANLTERERRYLHILEMETNREIDLINDLLELQAIESGNKALKLSCLFPQEWIKEISAPFLLRATEQRQHFHVHLDANLLPLYTDENLLSRVVNELLNNACKYTPTEQEIYLHLQMNQDVQNGTLGWLITVRNTGVEIPAEALPHLFEKFYRVAHLDRRNVGGTGLGLPLAQKAVELLQGSLTVESHSEQVIFHVWCPHQDGLREA from the coding sequence ATGTCTTCATCCCCAAACCGTTTGGTGCCGGTGCAACCGGGAGACAATCGCTTCTACCTAGAGTATCTGCATCTGGCTCTGGAGGCGACACAGCTGGGCTATTGGCAAGTGGATTTGCGCAGTGGGCAACTGAGCACCTCACCCCAATGCAAAGCCAAATATGGATGGGAGCCTGACCAGGAGTTCACCCTGGAGATGTTTTTTGATTGCATCCACCCCGAAGACCGCCAGAAAGTGATCCAGGCTTTTCAGGATATCAGCAGCACAGATCCCAACTTTTCGGTGGAGTATCGCTGCTACTGGGCGGATCGGCAACTGCGCTGGAACCTCTCGGTGGGTATTGTCCTAGCGGATCGACAGGGCAAGCCTCAGCAAATTGTTGGTGTTACCCTCGATATTTCTGAACGCAAACAACTGGAAGCAGCCGTAGCCAAGCAGGAACGACACTATCGCCAAATCCTAGAGACGATCCCGGATATGCTGTTTCATCTGGATCGCCAAGGGAGGTGTCTAGAATTTAAGCCCCCCAGCTATTTCCCTACCCTACATCCACCGGATTTCTATCTGGGCAAAACGCCTCAGGAGCTATTTCCGGCTCCCTATGCCGAGGCGATCCTGCGGCATCTGGAACTGGCTTTTGTGACGAAACATGTTCAAGAGATGGAATACCCGTGGGCAGGGCCATCTCCACATCCTCAATACCGACAGGCTCGTTTTGTCCCCTTTGGGGAAGATGAGATGCTGGTGATTGTGCGGGATATCACCTCTCGTAAGCAAACAGAGTTAAGGCTACAGCAGCGAATTGAACGGGAAAAGCTGCTCAACCAACTGGTGCAGGCAATCAATACTGCTTTGGATTTACCTACTCTTTTCGAAGTGGTAGTCCGTTCGGTGCGTCAGGTTTTAGGGGCGGCTCGGATCACCCTTTATCAACATTTGCCCGCTGAGGCGGTGTGGGTGGGCATTGCGAGCGCCAGGGATCCTGACCATTTGCCCAGCACTTTGAACTTGCGGGTGCCCGATACCAATGAGTTTGTGGTTATCGACCATTTGAAGCGGCTGCAAATTTTTTGTGTGCAAGACCCGGAGCAGGTTTCGGATCCCTCCCCTACCTTTCAAAGAGTCCTGGAAGAAAAACAGAACCATCAGCTTGGCCCGTGGCTTGTAGTACCGGTTGCTCACCATGGTCAACTGTGGGGGGGGCTATCTCTACGGCGGTTGACTCTAGATCCCGGTTGGCAACCGGATGAGATCGAGCTAGTATCAGCGATCAGCGATCATTTGGCGGTGGCGATTCAGCAGGCAGAACTTTATCAAAGGCTGCAACAAACCAATGCAGAATTGGATTATCAGGTACAGGTTCGCAATGTGGAAATCCAGCAAGCCTACGACTACGAAGCCCTGCTGCAGGTGATCACTGAAGAAATTCGCGCCAGTTTGGATGAACAACAGATTTTGGAGACAGTAGCCCAAGAATTGGCCATGAGTCTGAACCTCTCCAATTGCGCAATTGCCCTGCACAATCCAGAACGACAAGTCAGTATTTTGGTAGTGGATTACTTGGCGGTCGAAGGGATCCGGCGCTTTCCTTTAGAGATCCCATTTGTGGATTTTGCCGAGGTGATCAACCAGCTCCAGCAGGGGCAAATTTGTCATTTCAGCAATTTCCACCATCCCTGCTGGCCCGACCATGACCGCTATACCCTGCTGATTGTGCCCATTGACGATGACGGGGATCCAACCCGACCCAATAGGAGGGTGCTGGGGGATATTTGTGGATCCCGTCCGCCGGGCCAGGTGTTTACGGAGCAGGAACAACGTCTGATCCGCCGAGTTGCCAGCCAGTGTGCCATTGCTATTCGCCAAGCCCGCTTTTACCAAACCATTCAGCAGCAGGTGCAACAGCTGCAGGCTCTGAATCAGCTCAAGGACGAATTCCTACACATGGTCTCCCACGAGATGCGCACACCCCTCACTAACATGAAGCTGGCCATCGGGTTCCTTTCAAAGGCCAATTTGACCGAACGGGAAAGGCGCTATTTGCACATTTTGGAGATGGAGACCAACCGTGAAATTGATTTGATTAACGATCTGTTGGAGTTGCAGGCCATCGAGTCGGGAAACAAAGCCCTGAAGCTCTCTTGTCTCTTTCCCCAAGAGTGGATCAAAGAGATCTCAGCTCCCTTTTTGCTGCGGGCCACCGAACAACGTCAACACTTTCACGTCCATCTAGATGCAAACCTTCTGCCCCTTTATACCGATGAAAATCTATTATCACGGGTGGTGAATGAACTCTTGAACAATGCTTGTAAATACACTCCAACTGAGCAAGAAATTTATCTTCATCTGCAGATGAACCAGGACGTTCAAAATGGTACCCTCGGCTGGCTGATTACCGTTCGCAATACAGGGGTGGAAATTCCAGCAGAAGCGCTGCCCCATCTGTTTGAAAAGTTTTACCGCGTTGCCCACCTGGATCGGCGTAACGTGGGAGGCACAGGACTGGGGTTGCCCTTAGCCCAGAAAGCAGTGGAGTTGTTGCAGGGATCCCTGACGGTGGAAAGCCACTCTGAACAGGTCATCTTTCATGTGTGGTGTCCCCATCAAGATGGGCTGCGAGAGGCCTAG
- the radC gene encoding RadC family protein, translating to MSQYVLRISDIPAQDRPRERLLTYGAKTLSNAELLAILLNTGQGPGKLSAVGLGQLLLKELERHQGDPLGQLRQVEAGELIQIEGIGPAKAATLLAAIELGRRVFLARPPERTVIDSPEQAAMALSGELMWEAQEHFAVLHLDIKHKLLSQQIVTRGTATETLSHPRETFRSAIKQGASRILIAHNHPSGSLDPSPEDLALTRQLLQAGQLLQIPVLDHLILGGGHFLSLRQRTTLWEEIPQPE from the coding sequence ATGAGCCAGTACGTTTTACGCATCAGCGATATCCCCGCTCAGGATCGTCCCCGCGAACGTCTGCTCACCTACGGGGCCAAAACTCTCTCTAATGCCGAGCTGCTGGCCATTTTGCTGAACACGGGACAGGGACCAGGCAAGCTCTCAGCCGTGGGGCTAGGACAGTTGCTGCTCAAGGAATTGGAGCGCCACCAAGGGGATCCCCTCGGCCAACTACGACAGGTGGAGGCGGGGGAACTGATTCAGATCGAGGGCATCGGCCCGGCCAAGGCAGCCACCCTCCTGGCGGCGATTGAATTGGGGCGGCGGGTGTTTTTGGCCCGTCCACCGGAGCGTACAGTGATCGATTCTCCCGAACAGGCAGCTATGGCTCTGAGTGGCGAGTTGATGTGGGAGGCTCAGGAACACTTTGCCGTGCTACACCTGGATATCAAACACAAGCTGCTCAGCCAGCAGATTGTTACCCGCGGCACTGCCACCGAAACCCTTTCTCACCCCCGCGAAACCTTTCGCAGCGCCATTAAGCAAGGAGCCAGCCGCATCCTCATTGCCCACAACCACCCCTCCGGCAGCTTGGATCCCAGCCCGGAAGATCTCGCCCTCACCCGACAACTGTTACAAGCAGGGCAACTGCTGCAAATTCCTGTGTTGGATCACCTAATTCTGGGGGGCGGACACTTCCTCAGCCTGCGCCAACGGACTACTCTCTGGGAGGAAATTCCCCAGCCGGAATAA
- a CDS encoding ArnT family glycosyltransferase: protein MLKSPLLSPRSRFHSGGSLWAALPVWPALGMGLLAGGWLLWWQGIPFLFDWDELIYGSLARQMLLSGDPLSLVINGEPFFEKPPLFFWLQALAMSALGVNEWAARLPNAWVGGMTVALLVAWGSHLRGVDFGCLWGSLLLTGYLPLFFAKTGLIDPLFNLGMGVGMGSLFAADQARLIGQSGRAWLGLGALALGLAVLAKGPLGLGLPLLIWAIYKLWHPDPWPHWGEAVAFLGLAGGVALSWFVVEWMEQGPQWVEQFLRYQWRILTTSDGHPGPVYFHVLAFGLGCFPWGAVALAGILQTIRGGESSSRWRARTRSTRLRLGSAATATDPSQRAEHLLLVAFGVVLALFSLLVQTKLVHYTSLLYPIGAYFAAGRLQRLWARESKLTLWETLWILLSGLFWVVLWLVLPWLGGSQGEGLANWGILLTDGLTLGYLRAGVDWPLYTYGPALMLLWGGLAWIFGRQKVWGWVSLLLATGLSAQLAWGWVFPRLLQHTQGGSIQFFQRFVSTEAHLEAEPAPENSQSALPGTVGLYGFRSFVPYFYGPLQVPYAAFPAELSAWERTGQMPDYLVTWDPFVEELAERGSLQAIEQQGPFWLLKTSPSFSPPP from the coding sequence ATGCTTAAATCCCCGTTGCTCTCCCCTCGAAGCAGATTTCATTCTGGGGGATCCCTTTGGGCTGCTTTGCCAGTCTGGCCAGCTCTGGGCATGGGGTTGCTAGCGGGAGGATGGCTGCTGTGGTGGCAAGGGATCCCTTTTTTGTTCGACTGGGATGAGCTGATCTACGGCAGTCTGGCCCGGCAGATGCTCCTAAGTGGGGATCCCCTTTCTTTGGTCATCAATGGCGAACCCTTTTTCGAGAAGCCCCCCTTATTTTTTTGGCTGCAAGCTTTGGCCATGAGCGCTTTAGGGGTGAACGAATGGGCGGCCCGCCTGCCGAATGCTTGGGTAGGAGGGATGACGGTGGCGCTGCTGGTGGCCTGGGGATCCCATTTGCGGGGGGTAGACTTTGGCTGCCTGTGGGGGAGCTTGCTATTGACGGGCTATCTGCCCCTGTTCTTTGCCAAAACCGGCCTGATCGATCCGCTGTTTAATCTGGGAATGGGAGTGGGAATGGGATCCCTGTTTGCGGCGGATCAGGCCCGTCTGATTGGGCAGTCGGGACGGGCTTGGTTGGGACTGGGGGCATTGGCTCTGGGGTTAGCAGTGTTGGCCAAAGGGCCACTGGGCTTGGGCTTACCCCTACTCATTTGGGCTATCTACAAGCTTTGGCATCCGGATCCCTGGCCACACTGGGGTGAGGCAGTGGCCTTTTTGGGGTTGGCGGGTGGCGTTGCCCTCAGTTGGTTTGTGGTGGAGTGGATGGAGCAGGGGCCGCAATGGGTGGAGCAGTTTCTCCGTTACCAGTGGCGAATCCTCACCACATCGGATGGGCATCCTGGCCCGGTTTATTTTCATGTGCTTGCTTTTGGGTTGGGGTGCTTTCCTTGGGGGGCAGTGGCTTTGGCCGGGATCCTGCAGACGATTCGAGGTGGAGAGTCCTCCTCTCGTTGGAGAGCGAGAACCCGCAGTACGCGGTTACGACTTGGTTCGGCGGCAACGGCTACGGATCCCAGCCAGCGGGCGGAACATCTACTTTTGGTGGCTTTTGGGGTAGTGCTGGCGCTGTTTTCTCTGCTGGTGCAAACCAAGCTGGTGCACTACACCTCGCTGTTGTACCCGATAGGGGCCTATTTCGCCGCCGGGCGACTGCAACGTCTGTGGGCAAGAGAGAGCAAGCTCACCCTTTGGGAAACCCTTTGGATCCTGCTGAGCGGCTTGTTTTGGGTGGTTCTGTGGCTGGTGTTGCCCTGGCTGGGGGGATCCCAGGGGGAGGGGCTAGCAAATTGGGGAATCCTTCTGACGGATGGGCTCACCTTGGGGTACCTGAGAGCAGGGGTGGACTGGCCCCTCTACACCTATGGGCCGGCTTTGATGTTGCTTTGGGGAGGGCTAGCCTGGATATTCGGTCGGCAAAAGGTTTGGGGGTGGGTGAGTTTGCTCTTAGCCACCGGGTTGAGCGCCCAGTTGGCCTGGGGCTGGGTTTTCCCGCGTCTGTTGCAGCATACCCAAGGAGGATCCATCCAATTTTTTCAACGGTTTGTTAGCACTGAAGCCCATTTAGAAGCTGAACCTGCACCCGAGAACTCCCAATCGGCCCTGCCCGGAACAGTGGGGCTGTACGGGTTCCGCTCGTTTGTACCCTACTTCTATGGCCCGCTGCAGGTTCCCTATGCAGCTTTTCCGGCGGAGCTATCTGCCTGGGAGAGGACGGGGCAAATGCCGGATTATCTGGTCACTTGGGATCCCTTCGTGGAAGAGTTGGCTGAACGGGGATCTTTACAGGCGATTGAGCAACAGGGTCCCTTTTGGCTCCTAAAAACATCCCCCAGCTTTTCTCCTCCGCCATGA